A DNA window from Nitrospira sp. contains the following coding sequences:
- a CDS encoding hypothetical protein (Evidence 4 : Unknown function but conserved in other organisms; MaGe:77310395), which translates to MTRQTVRVLSGLPRFDGISTDQYSIQAEYIHEDDTFTNGMRLFFRASGFDLVLMNSSTRGLFGLCLMRWLWPFHQWRLVSLDVHLNEPVGWKQRIATVLKRVLLKKVDLHILFFTDLSGYARWFGITDAKAVFVPFKVNSWEIISHEKAMGDEGEYVFCGGRSLRDLETFKRAMAQVSCPGLLLYQQDPSFMAMHGTPVDLSGLPSNVRPERHDGNNDTWIDYIRRAKIVVIPAFANSIYAPGLSLYLLAMALRRCVIISEGPQTRGLLDKEAVIVPPEDPGALARAIGKVWEDKAFRNQVADAGRKYAERCAGEDRMLLDIANACGNLLKASVKEGTV; encoded by the coding sequence ATGACGCGACAAACCGTACGTGTTCTTTCAGGCCTCCCCCGTTTTGATGGTATCAGCACGGATCAGTACAGTATCCAGGCCGAGTACATCCACGAGGACGATACATTCACAAACGGTATGCGATTGTTTTTCCGGGCGAGCGGATTTGATCTTGTCCTAATGAATAGCAGTACACGAGGCTTGTTTGGTCTCTGCTTAATGCGGTGGCTATGGCCGTTTCATCAGTGGCGGCTGGTGTCGCTTGATGTTCATTTGAACGAGCCGGTTGGGTGGAAGCAGCGGATTGCGACGGTGCTCAAACGCGTTCTCCTCAAAAAAGTGGATTTGCATATCCTATTCTTTACTGATTTGTCGGGGTATGCTCGCTGGTTTGGAATTACTGATGCTAAAGCTGTATTTGTTCCCTTCAAGGTCAACTCCTGGGAAATCATTTCTCATGAAAAAGCCATGGGAGATGAGGGGGAATATGTGTTCTGTGGCGGCAGAAGCCTTCGGGATCTTGAGACCTTCAAGCGTGCGATGGCACAGGTGTCATGTCCGGGCTTGTTGTTGTACCAACAGGATCCGTCATTTATGGCCATGCATGGAACACCCGTCGATCTCAGCGGGTTGCCGTCGAATGTGCGTCCAGAGCGACATGATGGGAATAACGATACATGGATTGACTATATCCGGAGAGCAAAGATCGTCGTGATTCCCGCGTTCGCGAATAGTATTTATGCTCCCGGCCTGAGTTTGTATTTGCTTGCGATGGCTCTTCGTCGGTGCGTCATCATTTCAGAAGGACCGCAAACTCGTGGCCTCTTAGACAAGGAAGCCGTCATCGTGCCTCCTGAAGATCCTGGCGCGTTGGCTCGAGCTATTGGTAAAGTCTGGGAGGACAAGGCTTTCAGAAACCAAGTTGCTGACGCTGGCCGCAAATATGCTGAGCGATGCGCAGGAGAGGATCGAATGCTTTTGGATATTGCGAATGCATGCGGAAATTTGTTGAAGGCATCGGTGAAAGAGGGCACGGTATGA
- a CDS encoding Methyltransf21 domain-containing protein (MaGe:77310396) produces MSMGERLKGMRSRFRRYGAAYGMRKGVYTLARAVCGHGLVLIPLPGSRDSIFLRRHTTDIAAFEQVFIGREYDLPTGEMSPKFIIDGGANVGCASMFFAQKFPQAAIWAFEPEGSNYEVLQQNGKRFNNITTMKAAIWSSDTHVEIGNPSDEKWAFRVQQAAGDASSRIQALSIPSIMKLAGADRVDILKLDIEGAEKELFSRECAQWIDRVGVIIIELHDWILPGCSEALSNATRGLRWIRSQIGENTILIRE; encoded by the coding sequence ATGAGTATGGGTGAAAGATTGAAGGGGATGCGGAGCCGTTTCCGCCGGTATGGTGCTGCCTATGGCATGAGGAAAGGGGTATATACTCTTGCGAGGGCAGTCTGTGGGCATGGGCTTGTTTTGATCCCATTACCGGGCAGCAGGGACAGTATCTTTTTACGCCGACACACTACAGATATTGCCGCATTTGAACAAGTATTTATTGGTCGGGAGTACGATCTTCCTACTGGTGAAATGAGTCCTAAATTTATTATTGATGGTGGAGCCAATGTTGGCTGCGCAAGCATGTTCTTTGCGCAGAAATTCCCACAGGCAGCAATATGGGCTTTTGAACCAGAGGGTTCAAACTATGAGGTTCTCCAACAGAACGGGAAGCGATTCAATAACATTACCACGATGAAGGCTGCAATTTGGAGCTCTGATACCCATGTGGAAATAGGGAACCCGAGTGATGAAAAGTGGGCATTTAGGGTTCAACAAGCCGCCGGGGACGCATCCTCTAGGATACAGGCGTTAAGTATACCTAGTATTATGAAGTTGGCCGGCGCCGACCGCGTGGATATCTTGAAGCTTGATATTGAGGGTGCTGAAAAGGAGCTTTTTAGTAGAGAGTGTGCGCAATGGATTGATCGGGTAGGGGTGATTATTATTGAGCTCCATGATTGGATATTGCCTGGTTGTAGCGAGGCACTCTCAAATGCAACTAGGGGTCTTAGATGGATCCGTTCACAGATTGGCGAGAATACGATTTTGATTAGAGAATAA
- a CDS encoding hypothetical protein (Evidence 4 : Unknown function but conserved in other organisms; MaGe:77310402) — MSLAMLGQALQEKGNRMRLESVRNKGVVAIVKATCIALSCIAFLSPWANAAVFWEDELEPGNTGYPLVGGMSYATSPVYSGTHSLKEHFIGNHSQSGTYIERYFGTSTEDLWSRYYIYLDNFIPDAQVGTKMMLQGEACCYPSFWWIMPFGQTTLTVAVQGINGGTETLNISGANIPQNRWACIETHIRMSGPGVRNGIIEAWIDGNQVIARYDLPMRDATANGKNSPTAKFTFNQLYVQYGQGDLYYDKLAVGNQRIGCSGAPPQSEAPSQPTPPAPAVPEPTPPPQTKPEPTPQPSLMPPPTPSGLFIR, encoded by the coding sequence ATGTCTCTGGCAATGCTCGGACAAGCTCTGCAAGAAAAGGGAAACCGCATGCGCCTGGAAAGTGTTCGTAACAAAGGAGTTGTAGCTATTGTAAAAGCCACCTGCATAGCCCTCAGTTGTATAGCGTTTTTATCCCCGTGGGCAAATGCCGCTGTATTTTGGGAAGATGAACTAGAGCCAGGGAATACGGGATATCCTCTCGTTGGAGGAATGTCCTACGCAACCAGCCCTGTTTATTCGGGAACACACTCTTTGAAAGAGCACTTCATAGGAAACCATAGTCAAAGCGGCACGTATATAGAGCGCTACTTTGGAACCTCGACGGAAGATCTTTGGTCTCGCTACTACATTTACCTGGACAATTTTATCCCCGATGCCCAAGTCGGAACAAAGATGATGCTGCAGGGAGAAGCCTGTTGCTACCCAAGCTTTTGGTGGATTATGCCTTTCGGTCAAACTACTCTCACAGTCGCAGTACAAGGTATTAACGGAGGGACAGAGACTCTCAATATCTCTGGCGCTAACATTCCCCAAAATCGATGGGCCTGCATTGAAACACACATAAGAATGAGCGGTCCTGGAGTCCGAAACGGAATCATTGAGGCATGGATCGATGGCAATCAAGTGATTGCGCGATATGATCTCCCTATGCGGGACGCAACGGCCAATGGGAAAAACAGCCCTACTGCAAAATTCACCTTTAATCAGCTTTATGTGCAATACGGACAGGGCGATCTGTACTATGACAAGCTGGCGGTCGGCAATCAGCGAATCGGATGTTCCGGAGCCCCGCCACAAAGCGAAGCCCCTTCGCAACCAACACCACCGGCTCCAGCAGTACCGGAACCAACACCACCACCTCAAACAAAACCGGAACCAACACCACAGCCAAGCCTGATGCCACCACCAACACCAAGCGGGCTATTTATCAGATAG
- a CDS encoding Putative Cell wall biosynthesis glycosyltransferase-like protein (Evidence 3 : Putative function from multiple computational evidences; MaGe:77310393) codes for MATIIGILVLLVLLPLTLLVLYQWFLAVSSFFYRPSACQSGSSQARFLILIPAHNEEVGIASTLESLRTLNYPDSHYQILVVADRCSDETAAVAKRWRAECFERSDGQPGKGAALAWGIQQARSARIAFDAVVIVDADTLADRDLLVAFNAELQAGRQVQQGYNYISNPWASPFTRIIAVTGVLRNGRYYAGKTVLGLQGMLTGTGMCLSAGVLERRGWTAFSVGEDWEFSVELLLGGDKIYFNPMARTFAKESQSFKQASHQRLRWASGRYAVMGGKIWSLITQGIAAKSFSLLDSAVTLVAPNYSSQASLALLCLVASVATVGDPVWGFSFYWAAGLLAAITGYFLLGVFSTESPGKALAGLALVPVFLPWRLAIEVLGMLGYGRRSWGRSARAADSSQRVNR; via the coding sequence ATGGCAACCATCATTGGAATATTGGTTCTGCTGGTATTGCTCCCTCTCACGCTGCTGGTGCTGTATCAATGGTTCCTGGCTGTGAGCTCTTTTTTCTATCGTCCTTCCGCATGTCAATCTGGAAGCAGCCAGGCGCGATTTCTCATATTGATTCCTGCTCACAACGAAGAGGTGGGAATCGCGAGTACGCTGGAAAGCCTGCGTACGCTGAATTATCCAGACTCACACTATCAAATACTGGTTGTGGCCGATCGCTGTTCCGACGAGACCGCCGCTGTTGCCAAACGGTGGAGAGCGGAGTGTTTTGAGCGATCCGATGGGCAGCCTGGAAAAGGAGCAGCGCTGGCCTGGGGTATCCAGCAAGCGCGGAGCGCTCGGATTGCATTTGACGCGGTGGTCATTGTCGATGCCGATACCCTTGCGGATCGAGACCTTCTCGTGGCGTTTAACGCGGAACTTCAGGCTGGCCGACAGGTGCAGCAGGGGTATAACTACATTTCTAATCCCTGGGCCAGCCCATTTACCAGAATTATTGCGGTAACGGGTGTGCTGCGAAATGGCCGCTATTATGCAGGGAAGACGGTCCTTGGTCTTCAGGGGATGCTGACCGGCACGGGGATGTGCTTGAGCGCTGGAGTGCTTGAACGGCGTGGGTGGACGGCGTTTTCAGTCGGAGAAGACTGGGAGTTTTCCGTTGAGCTTTTGCTGGGTGGGGACAAGATCTACTTTAATCCGATGGCGAGGACCTTTGCGAAAGAATCGCAGTCTTTCAAGCAAGCGTCCCATCAACGCTTGCGGTGGGCCAGCGGTCGGTATGCCGTTATGGGCGGCAAGATTTGGTCGTTGATTACGCAGGGGATCGCTGCAAAATCATTTTCGTTGCTCGATTCCGCTGTGACGCTGGTCGCTCCGAATTATTCAAGCCAGGCGTCGCTCGCGTTACTGTGTCTGGTGGCAAGCGTTGCCACTGTGGGCGATCCGGTCTGGGGCTTTTCCTTCTACTGGGCTGCGGGGCTTCTTGCTGCCATCACGGGCTATTTTTTGCTGGGAGTATTTTCAACAGAATCGCCGGGAAAAGCGCTGGCGGGGTTGGCGCTGGTTCCGGTGTTTTTGCCGTGGCGTTTGGCCATCGAGGTGTTGGGAATGTTAGGGTATGGTCGGCGATCGTGGGGGCGAAGCGCCCGCGCCGCTGATTCTTCCCAGCGCGTCAATCGCTGA
- a CDS encoding hypothetical protein (Evidence 5 : Unknown function; MaGe:77310399), translated as MSDTLYGGRRFRTLNSLDEGVREGLAIEIDTSLSAERVIRVLEQVVSWRGQPQAIRLDNGPKFIAEQFSRWCEERAQLWHIQPGKPDQNALIERYNRTYRTDVLNAYVFESLEQVREISAE; from the coding sequence ATGAGCGATACACTGTACGGCGGACGACGATTCCGGACTCTGAATAGTCTGGACGAAGGGGTTCGCGAAGGCTTGGCCATCGAGATCGATACGTCGCTCTCAGCCGAGCGGGTCATCCGTGTGCTGGAGCAAGTGGTCAGCTGGCGCGGGCAGCCCCAGGCGATTCGGCTCGACAATGGCCCGAAATTCATCGCTGAGCAGTTCAGCCGCTGGTGTGAAGAACGGGCTCAGTTGTGGCATATCCAACCAGGCAAGCCAGATCAGAATGCCTTGATCGAGCGCTATAACCGAACGTATCGAACCGACGTGCTGAATGCCTATGTATTTGAGTCGTTGGAGCAGGTGCGTGAGATCAGTGCGGAATAG
- a CDS encoding Asparagine synthetase (glutamine-hydrolyzing) (MaGe:77310394), producing the protein MCGIVGSVHAEAGRIDQQLVRRMCGLIRRRGPDDDGFFFSEQVGLGMRRLAIIDVNSGRQPVFNEDRTVAVVFNGEIYNYKELREGLLKRGHILTSHSDTECIVHLYEDFGEDYVTHLRGMFAIALWDLRQKKLLLARDRFGIKPLYYWQDGRDLYFGSELKCLLAVDRYERQMDLQSVSDFFTFKYVPGPRTIYRGIAELPPGHTAVWRNGELTTRRYWQLKFSTDQNKSVDYYREGLLHHLEEAVRLHLVSEVPLGSFLSGGIDSSAIVALMAKICPGNVKTFTVGFGEGQPGADERPYARTVAELFKTDHSECVYDNPLAQVESILPLMLEAFDEPFADSSMIPNYLVCQAARQWVTVAMSGIGGDELFAGYERYRGALAANSYQRLPGMVRHSLRALIHLLPQWDIAGLWIDRMKRFVDGAALPFPQRYQQYLSAFTESDKAGLFSQDFLSELRKSNVTATELAMHKVEQCRDPLEWILLADMETYLPDDELRKADRLSMWHSLEVRVPFLDHKLVEFAATIPSQLKLKGWEKKHVLIKSMEGILPDTILHRRKQGFSIPLGSWLRGPLRDLVYSQLAAPRLRKLGMFDEQAIMRMLDEHSRGQRNHETQIWTLFSFMLWESRYIGSAREQ; encoded by the coding sequence ATGTGTGGCATCGTCGGCAGTGTTCATGCAGAGGCTGGACGGATCGATCAGCAATTGGTCCGTCGGATGTGCGGGTTGATCCGTCGGCGTGGTCCTGACGACGACGGATTCTTCTTCAGTGAACAGGTCGGACTGGGCATGCGCCGCCTGGCGATCATCGATGTCAATAGCGGACGACAACCGGTCTTTAATGAGGACCGCACCGTAGCGGTTGTCTTCAACGGAGAGATTTATAATTACAAAGAACTCCGCGAGGGCCTCTTAAAACGTGGGCATATCCTGACCAGTCACTCGGATACGGAATGCATTGTCCATCTGTATGAAGACTTCGGTGAAGATTATGTCACGCATTTGCGTGGGATGTTTGCGATCGCTCTGTGGGATTTGCGCCAGAAAAAGCTCTTGCTCGCCAGAGATCGTTTCGGGATCAAGCCGCTGTATTATTGGCAAGACGGGCGAGACCTCTATTTCGGGTCTGAGCTGAAGTGCCTGCTCGCAGTCGATCGCTACGAACGGCAGATGGATCTGCAGTCGGTCTCGGATTTCTTCACCTTCAAGTATGTGCCGGGACCGCGAACGATTTATAGGGGGATTGCGGAGTTGCCGCCCGGGCACACCGCGGTGTGGAGGAATGGGGAACTGACAACTCGGCGATACTGGCAGCTTAAATTCTCCACAGATCAGAATAAATCAGTCGACTATTATCGCGAAGGCCTGTTGCACCATCTCGAAGAAGCGGTGCGATTGCATTTAGTGAGCGAGGTGCCGCTCGGCTCATTTTTAAGCGGTGGCATCGATTCCAGCGCCATTGTGGCATTGATGGCCAAGATCTGCCCTGGAAATGTGAAGACCTTTACGGTGGGGTTCGGAGAAGGGCAGCCGGGGGCCGATGAGCGCCCCTATGCGAGAACGGTTGCCGAGCTGTTCAAGACGGACCATTCAGAGTGTGTCTATGACAATCCTCTGGCGCAAGTGGAGTCGATTCTCCCGTTGATGCTTGAGGCGTTTGATGAGCCGTTTGCGGACTCGTCGATGATCCCCAACTATCTTGTGTGTCAGGCCGCCAGGCAGTGGGTAACAGTTGCGATGTCTGGGATCGGAGGGGATGAGCTATTTGCTGGATACGAGCGATACCGCGGTGCTCTTGCGGCGAATTCTTATCAACGATTGCCTGGAATGGTTAGGCATAGTCTCCGCGCCTTAATTCACTTGTTGCCGCAGTGGGATATAGCAGGGCTCTGGATTGATCGGATGAAGCGATTTGTCGATGGCGCGGCTCTGCCTTTCCCCCAACGGTACCAACAGTATCTCTCGGCGTTTACGGAGTCGGACAAGGCGGGTCTTTTCAGTCAAGATTTCTTGAGTGAGCTGAGAAAATCCAATGTAACGGCTACAGAGCTTGCAATGCATAAGGTCGAGCAATGCCGGGATCCACTTGAATGGATTTTACTTGCGGACATGGAGACCTATCTGCCCGATGATGAATTGCGGAAGGCAGATCGACTCAGCATGTGGCACTCATTGGAAGTCAGGGTTCCATTTCTGGATCACAAGTTGGTGGAATTTGCCGCCACGATTCCCTCCCAGTTGAAGCTGAAGGGGTGGGAGAAGAAGCATGTCTTGATCAAGTCCATGGAGGGGATTCTTCCTGATACTATTTTGCATCGTCGAAAACAGGGCTTCTCAATTCCGCTTGGGTCGTGGCTACGCGGCCCGTTGCGGGATCTTGTCTATAGCCAGCTAGCGGCACCGCGCCTGCGGAAGCTGGGTATGTTTGACGAACAGGCGATTATGCGGATGCTTGATGAGCACTCTCGTGGGCAGCGGAATCATGAAACGCAGATATGGACCCTCTTTTCGTTCATGCTGTGGGAATCTCGGTATATAGGCAGCGCTCGTGAGCAGTGA
- a CDS encoding hypothetical protein (Evidence 4 : Unknown function but conserved in other organisms; MaGe:77310392), with protein sequence MTSSNPASSSSKVLRIALFGAGRHAQHHARAILRCVDAELVAVADPSDLAQTAMRSIVPGVKSYGTPEELLAAERPDVVHICTPPASHGPLALSALKSGSHIYVEKPFTERVEDAQQILDEARAKNLLVCAGHQLLYESPTAVLAQYLPSIGRVIHVESYFSFRTVRHAPGGRTVLRADHQLLDILPHPVYLLLRVLEQSGEGRIELVSLEVSQAGTVHALVRRGGVTGTLVVTLEGRPVESYLRVIGKNGSLFADYVRSTTQRAIGPGSSGIDKLLAPYRQAWQLLTGTTSAMARRFLKSQRSYPGLTELFTVFYESIRTNTPSPLSPESLLETVRICERVAEALKGGEAKALALAAPRPVDSRGVLVTGGTGFLGKEIVRALLSRGRPVRVVARREPSPWERIAGAEYVVADVAAGAGAHLFKGVDTVIHAAAETAGGWPEHQRNSLDATSHMVRGAATAGIAQFIHVSSLAVLAQAQGGPIGDHHPLESNSKGSGPYVWGKLESERRAVELGEELGLSVKVIRPGALVDYRDFDPPGRLGKRLGNFFVAVGSPRDRLGVVDVGFSGRFLAWMTDMWESVPGPLNLLDPVSPTKRELLDHLRRGNPDLTVIWLPTFVLVPLSWMATVLQKLLRPGKPAMNVAKVFSVLPYDTSAIALLAKRMDDETNRLSDSQFR encoded by the coding sequence GTGACATCTTCTAATCCTGCATCGTCGTCGTCAAAGGTCCTGCGCATCGCGCTGTTCGGCGCCGGCCGCCATGCGCAGCACCATGCCCGTGCCATCTTGAGATGCGTCGATGCCGAACTGGTGGCAGTGGCCGATCCTTCAGATCTCGCTCAGACGGCGATGCGAAGCATTGTTCCAGGAGTCAAGAGTTATGGCACTCCAGAGGAGTTACTGGCGGCGGAGCGGCCTGATGTGGTGCATATCTGCACCCCTCCGGCTTCCCATGGGCCACTCGCACTCTCAGCGTTGAAATCCGGCAGCCATATCTACGTGGAGAAACCGTTTACGGAGCGAGTCGAGGATGCGCAACAAATCCTGGATGAAGCCCGAGCAAAGAATCTTCTGGTCTGCGCCGGTCACCAGTTGCTCTACGAGTCTCCGACGGCGGTCCTTGCCCAATACTTGCCTTCCATCGGTCGGGTTATTCATGTTGAGAGTTATTTCTCCTTTCGCACAGTTCGACACGCGCCTGGCGGGCGCACCGTCCTGCGTGCGGATCATCAGTTGCTCGATATCTTGCCTCATCCGGTCTATCTACTGTTGCGGGTTCTTGAACAGTCTGGCGAGGGGCGCATTGAGCTGGTTTCTCTTGAAGTGAGTCAAGCTGGGACGGTGCACGCACTTGTCCGACGCGGTGGCGTGACCGGGACCTTGGTTGTGACGCTGGAAGGCCGCCCTGTCGAAAGCTATCTGCGGGTGATTGGGAAAAACGGTTCATTGTTCGCTGACTACGTTCGGAGCACGACACAGCGGGCTATTGGTCCAGGCTCATCGGGCATCGACAAGCTCTTGGCTCCCTATCGACAAGCCTGGCAACTGTTGACTGGGACGACGTCGGCCATGGCACGGCGGTTTCTCAAAAGCCAGCGCAGCTATCCAGGGCTTACTGAACTTTTCACGGTGTTCTACGAGTCTATACGGACAAACACCCCTTCCCCGCTTTCTCCTGAAAGTCTGCTTGAAACCGTCCGCATTTGTGAGCGGGTGGCAGAGGCGCTCAAGGGAGGAGAAGCAAAGGCACTGGCGTTGGCCGCTCCAAGGCCTGTCGATAGCCGCGGTGTGCTGGTGACAGGCGGAACCGGATTTCTGGGGAAGGAGATTGTTCGTGCCTTGCTGAGTCGCGGTCGTCCGGTTCGTGTTGTGGCGCGCCGTGAGCCTTCGCCATGGGAGCGAATTGCGGGGGCTGAGTATGTCGTAGCGGATGTGGCGGCAGGCGCCGGCGCGCATTTGTTCAAAGGCGTCGATACGGTTATTCATGCAGCGGCGGAGACTGCCGGCGGGTGGCCGGAGCATCAGCGAAATTCGCTCGATGCGACCTCTCATATGGTTAGGGGAGCGGCGACCGCTGGCATCGCGCAGTTTATCCATGTGAGCAGTCTGGCGGTGTTGGCTCAAGCTCAGGGGGGACCGATCGGCGACCATCACCCGTTGGAGTCGAACAGCAAGGGGTCGGGGCCTTATGTATGGGGCAAGCTTGAATCGGAACGGCGTGCCGTCGAATTGGGCGAGGAGCTTGGACTGTCGGTCAAGGTGATTCGTCCCGGTGCGTTAGTGGACTATCGGGATTTCGATCCCCCGGGCCGTCTCGGCAAGCGGCTGGGAAATTTCTTTGTGGCGGTTGGCTCTCCGCGCGATAGACTGGGTGTTGTGGATGTGGGATTTTCAGGCCGATTCTTGGCCTGGATGACCGATATGTGGGAGAGTGTGCCAGGTCCGTTGAATCTGCTCGACCCTGTCTCGCCGACCAAACGCGAGTTGTTGGATCATCTTCGACGCGGGAACCCGGACCTCACGGTCATCTGGCTTCCAACTTTTGTGCTGGTGCCGCTCTCATGGATGGCGACCGTGTTACAAAAGCTCCTTCGTCCAGGCAAGCCCGCGATGAATGTGGCTAAAGTGTTCAGCGTGTTGCCCTATGACACCTCAGCGATCGCACTACTGGCAAAGCGGATGGACGACGAGACGAACAGGCTCTCCGACTCTCAGTTTCGGTAA
- a CDS encoding hypothetical protein (Evidence 4 : Unknown function but conserved in other organisms; MaGe:77310400), with translation MRKWHAHSKNTVRLLLTSLVVILANAILPVVAHATIDWDEGFEYASNATMDTVWSSSCPGNDGVIRPTGTRPRTGSKSLELTFRGHQGITPGYQSCYKDRLLAAPTTGTLYTRFWMYMDNFTVDETTSKITLHPSYNGDAFTTMWWVMMFGSPNFSVSIQKNWTPPGTSDSVENIYGPNIPQNQWVCLETRLTYATPGQQNGVVQAWINGTQVTNRTNVWMDRAGQQSVFRGVRTYTQDGVGTIFYDDYAVSRDARIGCGGTTTPTDTTPPATPSGFTAR, from the coding sequence ATGAGAAAATGGCATGCCCATTCAAAAAATACGGTCAGACTACTCCTAACATCATTGGTAGTTATTCTGGCAAACGCCATTCTGCCAGTAGTCGCCCATGCCACGATCGATTGGGATGAAGGGTTTGAGTATGCTTCAAACGCGACGATGGATACCGTATGGTCGTCATCGTGCCCCGGCAATGATGGGGTTATTCGCCCCACAGGGACGCGCCCACGGACAGGCAGCAAGTCACTGGAGCTGACCTTTCGAGGCCACCAGGGCATCACCCCAGGCTACCAAAGTTGCTACAAAGACCGTCTGCTCGCCGCACCGACCACGGGCACGCTCTATACGCGATTCTGGATGTACATGGACAATTTCACGGTCGATGAAACCACAAGCAAGATCACCCTCCACCCCTCGTATAACGGCGACGCCTTCACAACGATGTGGTGGGTCATGATGTTCGGAAGTCCGAACTTCTCGGTGTCTATCCAGAAAAATTGGACCCCGCCGGGCACGAGCGATTCGGTCGAGAATATTTATGGACCCAATATCCCGCAAAATCAGTGGGTGTGTTTGGAGACTCGCCTGACCTATGCCACGCCAGGGCAGCAAAACGGGGTGGTGCAAGCGTGGATCAATGGTACGCAGGTAACCAATCGGACGAACGTGTGGATGGACCGCGCCGGTCAGCAGAGCGTATTCCGTGGCGTCCGCACCTACACCCAAGATGGAGTCGGGACGATCTTCTATGATGACTATGCGGTGAGCCGGGACGCGCGAATTGGGTGTGGCGGTACAACCACACCGACCGACACTACTCCACCAGCCACTCCATCTGGATTTACGGCAAGATAG
- a CDS encoding Low calcium response locus protein S (MaGe:77310398) encodes MRQSTFTEIQIVSILKEADAGRPVNEIWRHYGISSATYYKWKAKYGGLEASDVKRLKELEHENGRLKRLYADLSLENAALKDVIAKKL; translated from the coding sequence ATGCGTCAATCGACGTTCACCGAGATCCAAATCGTGTCGATCCTGAAAGAAGCCGATGCCGGCCGGCCGGTCAATGAGATCTGGCGGCACTACGGGATTAGCTCCGCGACGTACTATAAGTGGAAAGCCAAATACGGCGGGCTAGAGGCGTCGGATGTGAAGCGACTCAAGGAGTTGGAACACGAGAACGGCCGCCTGAAGCGGCTATATGCGGACTTGTCGCTGGAGAACGCCGCGCTGAAAGATGTCATCGCAAAAAAGCTCTAA